The proteins below come from a single Leifsonia sp. 1010 genomic window:
- a CDS encoding carbohydrate ABC transporter permease: MIIGTAVIVLLPFAMNVFISLFRWKGGIAPMRWNGLQNYVDLLHDSQFWLAFTNTIFMIVGIVIVPTLLGLLLAAMLFDYIGREFGGRTAAFLRATYYLPQILPIAVAGFIWSWVLATQNGLLNSVIEALGVKSPPDWLGDPSIAIYAVMLMLIWLQLGYPVVIFMAALQRVDPELYEAASLDGAGWWRRFRAITVPQIRPEVFVVVITATVGALKVFAPILILTGGGPEGSTVVPSYYSYRNFFELSKVGYGSAIATAMSIVIFLVAGVMLWLQRRGAREEAAG; the protein is encoded by the coding sequence ATGATCATCGGGACGGCGGTGATCGTCCTCCTCCCGTTCGCGATGAACGTGTTCATCAGCCTGTTCCGCTGGAAGGGCGGCATCGCGCCGATGCGGTGGAACGGCCTGCAGAACTACGTGGACCTGCTGCACGACTCGCAGTTCTGGCTGGCCTTCACCAACACGATCTTCATGATCGTCGGCATCGTGATCGTCCCCACCCTGCTCGGACTGCTGCTCGCAGCGATGCTCTTCGACTACATCGGCCGGGAGTTCGGCGGCAGGACCGCCGCGTTCCTCCGGGCCACCTACTATCTGCCGCAGATCCTCCCGATCGCGGTGGCCGGCTTCATCTGGAGCTGGGTGCTCGCCACCCAGAACGGCCTGCTCAACAGCGTGATCGAAGCGCTGGGCGTGAAGAGTCCGCCGGACTGGCTCGGCGACCCGAGCATCGCGATCTACGCCGTCATGCTCATGCTGATCTGGCTCCAGCTCGGCTACCCGGTCGTGATCTTCATGGCCGCCCTCCAGCGCGTCGACCCGGAGCTGTACGAAGCAGCCTCCCTCGACGGCGCCGGCTGGTGGCGGCGGTTCCGCGCGATCACGGTCCCGCAGATCCGGCCGGAAGTGTTCGTCGTGGTGATCACCGCGACCGTCGGGGCGCTCAAGGTCTTCGCGCCCATCCTCATCCTCACCGGAGGCGGGCCGGAGGGCTCGACCGTCGTGCCGTCCTACTACTCGTACCGGAACTTCTTCGAGCTCTCCAAGGTCGGCTACGGCTCCGCCATCGCGACTGCCATGTCCATCGTCATCTTCCTCGTCGCCGGCGTCATGCTCTGGCTCCAGCGGCGGGGCGCTCGAGAGGAGGCCGCCGGATGA
- a CDS encoding extracellular solute-binding protein, with product MTTPRKPGGRTVARLAAAAAAVAVAAAGLVGCSSGNGGDAGKTFTILQYEDPKTAQGQGWQLALEMFKKKHPDVKVDFQTTSFDAVRKNAKLTLGGNKVPDVVEFNKGNADGGQLASQGLLTPLNDQVEKYGWDKKVTGGMQSFAKYDEQGKAGSGDWYGIPNIGEYVTFYYNKDLFAKAGITAEPKTMDEFVAAMQKLQAAGITPVSSSASTNQGFNQMWVWYSLVSAYADRKQIDDFMFLKGKVDFSADPWKKGTEQFQDWIDKGYLGTDLAGLTYEQANVNFLSGKTGMLIWNNGVFSRVKDQKDFAWGYFTLPGANMSMGSSGHLWGVPAKAKNKDLAYDWIDTTLSPEVQNKIGELGGLPLAGDSSKITDPVTRAYTERFDEIVKADTLTFYPDYPVPGFLDFIQTNMAAMSNKNETADEYIQKLQKFYDDGKKATDQG from the coding sequence ATGACAACACCCCGGAAACCGGGCGGCCGCACCGTCGCCCGCCTCGCCGCCGCAGCAGCGGCGGTCGCCGTGGCCGCCGCCGGCCTCGTCGGCTGCAGCAGCGGCAACGGCGGAGACGCCGGCAAGACGTTCACGATCCTCCAGTACGAGGACCCGAAGACGGCGCAGGGCCAGGGCTGGCAGCTGGCCCTCGAGATGTTCAAGAAGAAGCATCCCGACGTGAAGGTCGACTTCCAGACCACCAGCTTCGACGCCGTCCGCAAGAACGCCAAGCTCACCCTCGGCGGCAACAAGGTGCCCGACGTCGTCGAGTTCAACAAGGGCAACGCCGACGGCGGCCAGCTCGCCAGCCAGGGACTGCTCACGCCGCTGAACGACCAGGTGGAGAAGTACGGCTGGGACAAGAAGGTCACCGGCGGCATGCAGTCCTTCGCCAAGTACGACGAGCAGGGCAAGGCCGGCTCCGGCGACTGGTACGGCATCCCCAACATCGGCGAGTACGTCACCTTCTACTACAACAAGGACCTCTTCGCGAAGGCCGGCATCACCGCCGAGCCGAAGACCATGGACGAGTTCGTCGCGGCGATGCAGAAGCTGCAGGCCGCCGGGATCACGCCGGTGTCATCCTCGGCATCGACCAACCAGGGCTTCAACCAGATGTGGGTCTGGTACTCGCTCGTCTCCGCCTACGCCGACCGGAAGCAGATCGACGACTTCATGTTCCTGAAGGGCAAGGTCGACTTCTCCGCGGACCCGTGGAAGAAGGGCACCGAGCAGTTCCAGGACTGGATCGACAAGGGCTACCTCGGCACCGACCTCGCCGGCCTCACCTACGAGCAGGCGAACGTCAACTTCCTGAGCGGAAAGACCGGGATGCTCATCTGGAACAACGGCGTGTTCTCGCGGGTGAAGGACCAGAAGGACTTCGCCTGGGGCTACTTCACCCTGCCCGGCGCGAACATGTCGATGGGGTCGTCCGGCCACCTGTGGGGCGTGCCCGCCAAGGCGAAGAACAAGGACCTCGCCTACGACTGGATCGACACGACGCTGAGCCCGGAGGTCCAGAACAAGATCGGCGAACTCGGCGGCCTCCCGCTCGCGGGCGACTCCTCGAAGATCACCGACCCGGTGACCCGCGCGTACACCGAGCGCTTCGACGAGATCGTCAAGGCGGACACCCTGACCTTCTACCCGGACTACCCGGTTCCGGGATTCCTGGACTTCATCCAGACCAACATGGCCGCGATGTCCAACAAGAACGAGACGGCGGACGAGTACATCCAGAAGCTCCAGAAGTTCTACGACGACGGCAAGAAGGCGACCGACCAGGGCTGA
- a CDS encoding ABC transporter ATP-binding protein — translation MTIAETRPGRPDSEQDVPLLVADGVTRTFETAAGTVTALAEASLTVRPGELVVVKGPSGSGKTTLLNVLSGLDRASSGRVVLDGVDLSTASEAQLVELRRRSTGFVFQSFGLVPVLSAAENVELPLRLLGIAPAERDARVEALLDSVGLGGHARQRPTELSGGQQQRVGIARALAGEPRILFADEPTGQLDSVTGRAIMDLLVDLVHGEGIAAVVTTHDPLLMARADRVLELHDGRLGAGTSRPRGRHAAPLVGGEVADDGGGRGHHRGESER, via the coding sequence GTGACGATCGCAGAGACCCGGCCGGGTCGGCCGGACAGCGAGCAGGACGTCCCGCTGCTCGTGGCCGACGGGGTGACCCGCACCTTCGAAACGGCGGCGGGGACCGTGACGGCGCTCGCCGAAGCGAGCCTGACCGTCCGTCCCGGTGAGCTCGTCGTGGTGAAGGGCCCGTCGGGTTCCGGCAAGACGACCCTCCTGAACGTGCTGAGCGGCCTCGACCGGGCGAGCAGCGGTCGCGTGGTGCTCGACGGCGTCGATCTGTCGACGGCGTCGGAGGCGCAGCTGGTCGAGCTGCGGCGCCGCAGCACCGGATTCGTCTTCCAGTCGTTCGGACTCGTGCCGGTGCTGTCCGCGGCGGAGAACGTCGAGCTGCCGCTCCGCCTCCTCGGCATCGCCCCCGCGGAGCGGGACGCCCGGGTGGAGGCGCTGCTCGACAGCGTCGGGCTCGGCGGCCACGCGCGGCAGCGGCCGACCGAACTCTCCGGCGGTCAGCAGCAGCGCGTCGGCATCGCGCGTGCGCTGGCGGGTGAGCCGCGCATCCTGTTCGCCGACGAGCCGACCGGGCAGCTGGACAGCGTGACCGGCCGGGCGATCATGGACCTGCTGGTCGACCTCGTCCACGGTGAGGGGATCGCCGCGGTCGTGACCACGCACGATCCGTTGCTGATGGCCCGGGCCGACCGTGTCCTCGAACTGCACGACGGGCGGCTGGGCGCCGGGACGTCACGCCCGCGCGGCCGCCACGCGGCGCCCCTCGTGGGCGGCGAAGTGGCCGACGACGGCGGCGGCCGCGGTCACCACCGTGGCGAGTCCGAGCGGTAG
- a CDS encoding ABC transporter ATP-binding protein yields the protein MTTVTAPADAAIDCTDLVRIFTADGIEVQALQGLTLRVESGGLVAIVGASGSGKSTLLGILSGLDKPTAGSVTVAGRDLLALRSRERVDYRRRTVGFVWQQTSRNLLGYLTARENLALAMSVAGTGDRDRRAAELLELLEVGHCADRRPTEMSGGEQQRVAIAVALANEPRVLLADEPTGELDEATSAEVLEAMRGVNRELGVTTLIVTHDPTVSEHVARTVQIRDGRTATEVLRRTGVNAEGHEHTVAEEYAVLDRVGRLQLPQEYLTTLGMRDRVRLALEQDHVGVWPHAAEEPHAAEEEGRP from the coding sequence ATGACCACCGTGACCGCCCCTGCCGACGCAGCCATCGACTGCACCGACCTGGTGCGCATCTTCACGGCCGACGGCATCGAGGTGCAGGCACTGCAAGGGCTCACCCTGCGCGTCGAGAGCGGTGGCCTGGTCGCCATCGTCGGGGCGTCCGGCTCCGGCAAGTCGACGCTGCTCGGCATCCTCTCCGGACTCGACAAGCCGACGGCCGGGTCGGTGACCGTGGCCGGCCGCGACCTGCTCGCGCTGCGCAGCCGCGAGCGCGTGGACTACCGGCGACGGACGGTCGGATTCGTCTGGCAGCAGACCTCCCGCAACCTCCTCGGCTACCTGACCGCCCGCGAGAACCTGGCCCTCGCGATGTCCGTCGCCGGAACCGGCGACCGCGACCGACGCGCCGCCGAACTGCTGGAGCTGCTCGAGGTCGGGCACTGCGCCGACCGCCGCCCGACCGAGATGTCCGGCGGGGAGCAGCAGCGCGTCGCGATCGCGGTCGCCCTGGCCAACGAGCCGCGGGTGCTGCTCGCCGACGAACCGACGGGCGAGCTGGATGAGGCCACCAGTGCCGAGGTGCTGGAGGCCATGCGCGGGGTCAACCGCGAACTCGGCGTCACCACGCTGATCGTCACGCACGACCCCACCGTCTCGGAGCATGTGGCGCGCACCGTCCAGATCCGCGACGGGCGCACGGCGACTGAGGTGCTGCGGCGCACGGGCGTCAACGCGGAGGGCCACGAGCACACCGTCGCCGAGGAGTACGCCGTGCTCGACCGGGTGGGGCGGCTGCAGCTGCCGCAGGAGTACCTCACCACCCTCGGGATGCGCGACCGCGTCCGCCTGGCGCTGGAGCAGGACCATGTGGGCGTCTGGCCGCATGCCGCAGAGGAGCCGCACGCAGCAGAAGAGGAGGGCAGGCCGTGA
- a CDS encoding FtsX-like permease family protein, which produces MNARPVSDFRLFLRSLRAFGGGLALLGVVALVTATALAAWPRVSSEILGGELRHELQQAGAGGRDLTTAIRTGLISNGPAVDPVQLWNGLPGIAENVRDRMAPTLRAVTAAGDAAARSDELPTPAPAGAESNSHYAVTVEAYRDLRKTARLVDGTWPTATGAPTAAPIPVVLAADAARLLGWRVGEDRQSSTAPGEALTFRLTGTIAPRDASADFWDLDVSRARGHFVDRGDAGKDFGAVAWVDPGTWTALAPRLDATFASVWFPVEPQRFSSETLPAVRSALGGFLASPLSATVGGAAVPLAIATAVQGPLDEFVARAQPAQTLFAILVSGPLVVALTVLAQGARLVLDRRRPALALMTARGASPVRLRSELAAQGLFVSLPAAALGLIAAVALTPGGVPLALPVALAGFCAVLPPIALVVAAGPLSPTVETGGRSRWSWVAETVVIGLAVLSVVLLTRRGLASPSAGLDVDPLTAATPVLVALAACVVVVRVIRYPIGWIAAVFRRGRGPVAFLGASAARRSRSGLLWPVFTLVAGVSIALFSVSMLATATAGVAEGARIRVGADLSLTAASTLSQRQVDAVAGLSGVQRTATVEWAGGLRLTAGGVSSDVSGYLVDPRRLDAVQADLPPEARLSTALKGGIPGRTAAALGGWSSQIPITSALVVTGGTNVHLGVKELDFVPGVYVRDAEWVFLDSAGLPASSDISGRPQTVLVKLAPGADAARIHAELARIGGEGAVVGDAIAERDALRSSPLVAGTELLAMLSIGLTVLLCVAALLLTLVINTSARVRLVATLRTIGYTSRQTAGVLAWELGPVLVVGILAGAVVGLVLPAVVLEPLDLRGFTGSPVQPPVVQDPLLVAAALAGFVVVAVVATLVALAAARRRSAAAVLRIGGGE; this is translated from the coding sequence GTGAACGCGCGTCCCGTGTCGGACTTCCGGCTGTTCCTCCGCTCGCTCCGCGCGTTCGGCGGCGGCCTCGCCCTGCTCGGTGTCGTCGCGCTCGTGACGGCGACCGCTCTGGCGGCATGGCCCCGCGTGAGCAGCGAGATCCTGGGCGGCGAGCTCCGCCACGAACTCCAGCAGGCGGGGGCGGGCGGGCGCGACCTCACCACCGCGATCCGCACCGGCCTGATCTCCAACGGCCCTGCTGTCGATCCGGTCCAGCTGTGGAACGGCCTGCCCGGCATCGCGGAGAACGTCCGCGACCGGATGGCGCCGACGCTCCGGGCCGTGACCGCAGCGGGTGACGCCGCGGCGCGGAGCGACGAGCTGCCGACGCCCGCTCCCGCGGGCGCCGAGAGCAACAGCCACTACGCGGTCACCGTCGAGGCCTACCGGGACCTGCGGAAGACGGCGCGGCTCGTGGACGGCACGTGGCCGACAGCGACCGGGGCACCGACGGCTGCGCCGATCCCGGTGGTGCTCGCAGCCGATGCCGCACGGCTGCTCGGCTGGCGCGTCGGCGAGGACCGGCAGTCCTCGACCGCGCCGGGAGAGGCGCTCACCTTCCGCTTGACGGGAACGATCGCGCCGCGGGATGCGTCCGCCGACTTCTGGGATCTCGACGTCAGCCGGGCGCGCGGTCACTTCGTCGACCGGGGCGACGCCGGCAAGGACTTCGGAGCGGTCGCATGGGTCGATCCCGGAACGTGGACCGCGCTCGCACCGCGCCTCGACGCGACCTTCGCCTCCGTCTGGTTCCCCGTCGAGCCGCAGCGGTTCAGCTCCGAGACCCTCCCCGCCGTGCGGAGCGCACTGGGCGGGTTCCTGGCATCGCCCCTGTCGGCCACGGTGGGCGGCGCGGCCGTCCCGCTGGCGATCGCCACCGCGGTGCAGGGGCCGCTCGACGAGTTCGTGGCCCGCGCGCAGCCGGCTCAGACCCTGTTCGCGATCCTCGTCAGCGGCCCCCTGGTGGTCGCCCTGACCGTTCTCGCGCAGGGGGCTCGCCTGGTGCTGGACCGCCGGCGACCGGCGCTCGCCCTGATGACCGCGCGCGGCGCATCCCCGGTCCGCCTCCGCTCCGAGCTGGCGGCGCAGGGGTTGTTCGTGTCGCTCCCCGCCGCGGCGCTCGGACTGATCGCGGCGGTCGCGCTGACGCCCGGCGGCGTTCCGCTGGCACTCCCGGTCGCCCTCGCGGGCTTCTGCGCGGTGCTGCCCCCGATCGCGCTGGTGGTGGCTGCGGGGCCGCTGTCTCCGACGGTCGAGACGGGCGGGCGGTCGCGCTGGTCATGGGTGGCCGAGACCGTGGTGATCGGGCTGGCGGTGCTCAGCGTCGTACTGCTCACCCGACGCGGCCTCGCATCGCCGAGTGCCGGACTCGACGTCGACCCCCTCACCGCCGCCACCCCGGTGCTCGTGGCGCTCGCCGCCTGCGTGGTCGTCGTGCGGGTGATCCGGTACCCGATCGGCTGGATCGCGGCCGTCTTCCGGCGGGGCCGGGGACCGGTGGCATTCCTAGGCGCTTCGGCGGCCCGCCGATCGCGGTCCGGACTGCTCTGGCCGGTCTTCACCCTCGTCGCCGGTGTGAGCATCGCGCTCTTCTCCGTCAGCATGCTGGCCACGGCGACCGCCGGAGTGGCGGAGGGTGCGCGCATCCGGGTCGGGGCGGATCTGTCGCTCACCGCCGCATCCACTCTCAGCCAGCGGCAGGTGGATGCGGTCGCCGGCCTGTCGGGCGTCCAGCGCACCGCGACGGTGGAGTGGGCCGGAGGCCTGCGTCTGACGGCGGGCGGAGTGTCGTCGGACGTCTCCGGCTACCTCGTGGACCCCCGACGGCTGGACGCGGTGCAGGCGGACCTGCCGCCCGAGGCGCGGCTCTCCACCGCCCTGAAGGGCGGCATCCCCGGGCGCACCGCGGCCGCACTGGGCGGCTGGTCGAGCCAGATCCCCATCACCAGCGCGCTCGTCGTCACTGGCGGAACCAATGTGCACCTGGGGGTGAAGGAGCTCGACTTCGTTCCCGGTGTCTACGTACGCGATGCGGAATGGGTCTTCCTCGACTCCGCAGGGCTCCCGGCGTCGAGCGACATCTCGGGTCGTCCGCAGACCGTGCTGGTGAAGCTCGCTCCCGGCGCGGATGCGGCACGCATCCACGCCGAGCTCGCCCGGATCGGCGGGGAGGGAGCCGTGGTCGGCGACGCGATCGCCGAGCGCGACGCCCTGCGGTCGTCCCCGTTGGTCGCGGGCACCGAGCTGCTGGCCATGCTGTCCATCGGGCTGACCGTCCTGCTCTGCGTGGCCGCGTTGCTTCTCACGCTGGTCATCAACACGTCGGCGCGGGTGCGGCTCGTCGCGACGCTGCGGACCATCGGATACACCTCGCGCCAGACCGCCGGGGTGCTCGCCTGGGAGCTGGGGCCGGTGCTCGTCGTGGGCATCCTCGCCGGAGCCGTCGTCGGGCTCGTGCTGCCCGCCGTCGTGCTGGAGCCGCTCGACCTGCGCGGCTTCACCGGCAGTCCCGTCCAGCCGCCCGTCGTGCAGGACCCTCTGCTGGTCGCTGCGGCGCTGGCCGGATTCGTCGTCGTCGCCGTCGTGGCGACGCTCGTCGCCCTCGCGGCGGCACGTCGCCGTTCGGCGGCGGCCGTGCTGCGCATCGGAGGAGGAGAATGA
- a CDS encoding LacI family DNA-binding transcriptional regulator, producing MLTMKDIASHVGVSVSSVSLVLSGRGEGRVNASVAQRIKQVADELGYVPNQLARSLKTKQSRTIGMVSDQVATVPFSGHMLAGAQQAAWDSGFMLMLIDTYGNDEVQTPAVQSLLQRNIEGLIVATNFHKLVELPLVPPTMPVVILDGRPSVEDAHPTVDYVVPDEELGAYTSTRLLIEAGHTRIGFCDVRAYPIASRLRARGHERALAEAGLRRDESLTVVAEDAATRFAVEPARQLLDREDRPTAVFCFSDQTAMGFYQVARHLGLDIPGDLSIAGFDNQEFVAEALDPGLTTVQLPHRDMGEWAVRRVVGRLDGSLDGAEREGFLMPCAPVLRHSIGPPSGT from the coding sequence ATGCTGACGATGAAGGACATCGCCTCGCACGTCGGCGTCTCCGTGTCGAGCGTCAGCCTGGTGCTCAGCGGTCGTGGCGAGGGCCGCGTCAACGCGTCGGTCGCCCAGCGCATCAAGCAGGTCGCGGACGAGCTCGGGTACGTGCCCAATCAGCTGGCGCGGTCGCTCAAGACCAAGCAGAGCCGCACGATCGGGATGGTGTCCGACCAGGTCGCGACGGTGCCGTTCTCCGGTCACATGCTCGCGGGCGCGCAGCAGGCGGCGTGGGACAGCGGCTTCATGCTGATGCTCATCGACACCTACGGCAACGACGAGGTGCAGACGCCGGCGGTGCAGTCCCTCCTCCAGCGCAACATCGAGGGCCTGATCGTCGCGACCAACTTCCACAAGCTGGTGGAGCTGCCGCTCGTCCCGCCGACGATGCCGGTCGTCATCCTCGACGGGCGTCCCTCCGTGGAGGATGCGCATCCCACGGTCGACTACGTCGTGCCCGACGAGGAACTGGGCGCGTACACCTCGACCCGTCTGCTCATCGAGGCCGGCCACACCCGGATCGGCTTCTGCGACGTCCGCGCCTACCCGATCGCCTCGCGGCTGCGCGCCCGCGGCCACGAGCGCGCGCTGGCGGAGGCCGGCCTCCGCCGGGACGAGAGCCTCACCGTGGTCGCGGAGGACGCGGCCACGCGGTTCGCGGTCGAGCCTGCCCGGCAGCTGCTCGACCGGGAGGACAGGCCGACCGCCGTGTTCTGCTTCAGCGACCAGACCGCGATGGGCTTCTACCAGGTGGCGCGTCACCTCGGGCTCGACATCCCCGGTGACCTCTCGATCGCCGGCTTCGACAACCAGGAGTTCGTCGCGGAGGCGCTCGACCCGGGACTCACGACCGTGCAGCTGCCGCACCGCGACATGGGTGAATGGGCGGTGCGCCGCGTGGTCGGACGCCTCGACGGATCCCTCGACGGCGCCGAGCGCGAAGGGTTCCTCATGCCCTGTGCGCCCGTCCTCCGGCACTCGATCGGGCCGCCTTCCGGCACCTGA
- a CDS encoding carbohydrate ABC transporter permease — MTTTTAPTDSRPRRVDAPQRTVRAGTRRRRPRRPLRWLILAAAVLIALVMLAPLVLLVLNAFKTGTDYSAHGPLALPTSWSLQSFQDYLDRVDFLRALWNSVVISTLVALLGTLVSLLSAYAIGVGRVRGSTALLAVFLLATMLPQEALIYPLFYGAQATGTFNTVWSVIIVFTVLQAAFGTYLLSSVMSTLPPSLLEAAALDGAGRWRILWSVVYPVMRPTLSVLMVFFFVWTWNEFYIPLILLSDQSVQTVPIALATLQGQNSIDITSLNAGSLLSLLPTLVFFIIFQRTLSRGVTVGSVK, encoded by the coding sequence ATGACCACGACGACCGCACCCACCGACTCCCGTCCGCGCCGGGTCGATGCGCCGCAGCGGACCGTCCGCGCGGGCACCCGTCGACGCCGCCCGCGCCGGCCGCTCCGGTGGCTCATCCTCGCCGCCGCCGTGCTGATCGCGCTGGTGATGCTCGCGCCGCTCGTCCTGCTCGTGCTCAATGCGTTCAAGACCGGCACCGACTACTCGGCGCACGGCCCGCTCGCGCTTCCGACCAGCTGGAGCCTGCAGTCGTTCCAGGACTACCTCGACCGCGTCGACTTCCTCCGCGCGCTGTGGAACTCGGTGGTCATCTCGACGCTGGTGGCCCTGCTGGGAACGCTCGTCTCGCTGCTCAGCGCCTACGCGATCGGCGTCGGCCGGGTGCGCGGGAGCACGGCGCTGCTCGCCGTCTTCCTGCTGGCGACGATGCTGCCGCAGGAGGCGCTGATCTACCCGCTGTTCTACGGGGCGCAGGCGACGGGCACCTTCAACACCGTGTGGAGCGTCATCATCGTCTTCACCGTGCTCCAGGCGGCCTTCGGCACCTACCTGCTGTCGAGCGTGATGTCGACGCTGCCGCCGTCGCTGCTGGAGGCCGCCGCGCTCGACGGCGCCGGACGCTGGCGCATCCTCTGGTCGGTGGTCTATCCGGTGATGCGGCCGACGCTCTCGGTGCTGATGGTGTTCTTCTTCGTCTGGACGTGGAACGAGTTCTACATCCCGCTCATCCTGCTCTCCGACCAGTCGGTGCAGACCGTGCCGATCGCCCTGGCGACCCTGCAGGGTCAGAACTCCATCGACATCACCTCGCTGAACGCCGGGTCGCTGCTCTCGCTGCTGCCGACCCTCGTGTTCTTCATCATCTTCCAGCGCACCCTGAGCCGCGGCGTGACCGTCGGCTCGGTCAAGTAG
- a CDS encoding glycoside hydrolase family 172 protein: MLPTLSDLLAADGVRSRSINAENPTGAPGAAAAASSHLGPGRKGSAYAALPAGGSLTLADIEGPGVIRHIWITVPDRTDGGPFVLRDLVLRMYWDDEEQPAVEAPLGDFFCNGFAARALVTSEPIVVAPTGGMNSYIPMPFRRRARIVLDSDHAASVDHVFFQVDYTVGDDIPEGTPLFHAQWRRSNATTALGEDHVILDGVTGRGRYLGTYIGVASLSRYWWGEGEVKFFVDGDTDLPTLCSTGLEDYAGGAWAFQDELRHDPEPVPLTFSAPYCGYPFFSTRDETRGGTFITSTAPMHAVYRWHLPDPIFFESDLRVTVQQIGVWDKGLFERTDDVFSVAYWYQSGPQPEAPAFPDAAARVPR; this comes from the coding sequence GTGCTTCCCACCCTGTCCGACCTGCTCGCCGCCGACGGCGTGCGCTCCCGCTCCATCAACGCGGAGAACCCCACCGGCGCACCCGGCGCGGCTGCGGCGGCGAGCTCGCACCTCGGTCCCGGCCGGAAGGGCAGCGCGTACGCGGCGCTGCCCGCCGGCGGCAGCCTGACGCTCGCCGACATCGAGGGCCCCGGCGTCATCCGCCACATCTGGATCACGGTCCCCGACCGCACGGACGGCGGACCGTTCGTGCTGCGCGACCTGGTGCTGCGGATGTACTGGGACGACGAGGAGCAGCCCGCGGTCGAGGCGCCCCTCGGCGACTTCTTCTGCAACGGCTTCGCCGCGCGGGCGCTGGTCACGTCCGAGCCGATCGTGGTGGCGCCGACCGGTGGGATGAACTCCTACATCCCGATGCCGTTCCGGCGGCGCGCGCGCATCGTGCTCGACAGCGACCACGCGGCCTCCGTCGACCACGTCTTCTTCCAGGTCGACTACACCGTCGGCGACGACATCCCCGAAGGGACGCCGCTGTTCCACGCGCAGTGGCGGCGCTCCAACGCGACCACGGCACTGGGGGAGGACCACGTCATCCTCGACGGCGTCACCGGCCGCGGCCGCTACCTCGGCACCTACATCGGAGTGGCTTCGCTCTCGCGGTACTGGTGGGGCGAGGGCGAGGTGAAGTTCTTCGTCGATGGCGACACCGACCTCCCGACGCTGTGCAGCACCGGGCTCGAGGACTACGCGGGCGGCGCCTGGGCATTCCAGGACGAGTTGCGCCACGATCCCGAGCCCGTTCCGCTGACGTTCAGTGCGCCGTACTGCGGTTATCCGTTCTTCAGCACGCGTGACGAGACGCGCGGGGGTACGTTCATCACCTCCACGGCGCCGATGCACGCGGTGTACCGCTGGCACCTGCCCGACCCGATCTTCTTCGAGAGCGACCTGCGCGTGACCGTGCAGCAGATCGGCGTCTGGGACAAGGGCCTCTTCGAGCGCACCGACGACGTCTTCTCCGTCGCCTACTGGTACCAGTCCGGCCCGCAGCCGGAGGCGCCGGCCTTCCCGGACGCCGCGGCCCGCGTCCCGCGCTGA
- a CDS encoding YoaK family protein produces MTDDSKRQSEMTLVLMLALTFSTGIVDAVGYLGLDKVFAGNMTGNVVILGMAIVGAEGLPWVGPLVALIAFMAGAVIGGRTLRRETIGWNTRTSWSFTAVAAALAVLTGVTIATGGVPPKPWELGITVLLAAAMGFQAAVARHLAVKDVTTVVVTSTITGLAADSVLAGGSGQPWRRRAGAVVLIALGALVGALLLRFGIALPLGLATVVTAAAAVVGHFAAHEGRRVAAARA; encoded by the coding sequence ATGACAGACGACAGCAAGCGGCAGAGCGAGATGACCCTCGTGCTGATGCTCGCGCTCACCTTCTCGACCGGGATCGTCGACGCGGTCGGTTACCTGGGCCTCGACAAGGTGTTCGCGGGCAACATGACCGGCAACGTGGTGATCCTCGGAATGGCCATCGTGGGCGCCGAAGGGCTGCCGTGGGTCGGGCCCCTGGTCGCGCTGATCGCGTTCATGGCAGGAGCCGTGATCGGCGGGCGGACGCTGCGGCGCGAGACGATCGGCTGGAACACGCGGACGAGCTGGTCGTTCACCGCTGTCGCCGCCGCTCTGGCGGTACTCACCGGAGTCACGATCGCGACCGGCGGCGTCCCGCCGAAGCCGTGGGAGCTCGGCATCACCGTCCTGCTCGCCGCGGCGATGGGGTTCCAGGCCGCGGTCGCCCGCCACCTGGCGGTGAAGGACGTGACGACGGTCGTCGTGACCTCCACCATCACCGGCCTCGCCGCCGACTCGGTGCTCGCCGGGGGCTCCGGCCAGCCGTGGCGCCGGCGCGCGGGCGCGGTCGTGCTCATCGCGCTGGGCGCCCTGGTCGGGGCGCTCCTGCTGCGATTCGGGATCGCCCTACCGCTCGGACTCGCCACGGTGGTGACCGCGGCCGCCGCCGTCGTCGGCCACTTCGCCGCCCACGAGGGGCGCCGCGTGGCGGCCGCGCGGGCGTGA